The Budorcas taxicolor isolate Tak-1 chromosome 25, Takin1.1, whole genome shotgun sequence genome includes a region encoding these proteins:
- the FAU gene encoding FAU ubiquitin-like and ribosomal protein S30, with protein sequence MQLFVRAQELHTLEVTGQETVAQIKAHVASLEGIAPEDQVLLLAGTPLEDEATLGQCGVEALSTLEVAGRMLGGKVHGSLARAGKVRGQTPKVAKQEKKKKKTGRAKRRMQYNRRFVNVVPTFGKKKGPNANS encoded by the exons ATGCAGCTCTTTGTCCGCGCCCAGGAGCTACACACTCTCGAGGTGACCGGCCAGGAGACGGTCGCCCAAATCAAG GCTCATGTAGCTTCGTTGGAGGGCATCGCTCCAGAAGATCAAGTCCTGCTCCTGGCTGGCACGCCCCTAGAGGATGAGGCTACTCTGGGCCAGTGTGGGGTGGAGGCTCTGAGTACTCTGGAAGTAGCCGGCCGCATGCTTGGAG GTAAAGTCCATGGTTCCCTGGCCCGTGCTGGGAAAGTGAGAGGTCAGACTCCCAAG GTGGCCAagcaagagaagaagaagaagaagacggGCAGGGCCAAGAGGCGTATGCAGTACAACCGGCGCTTTGTCAATGTTGTGCCCACCTTTGGCAAGAAGAAGGGCCCTAATGCTAACTCCTAA